A single genomic interval of Ornithinimicrobium humiphilum harbors:
- a CDS encoding SRPBCC domain-containing protein, with product MTITGRPETRDGEDHLVLERTFPAPVEDVWAAVTESDRLARWFGSWTGDPSTGEVEVAWGFEDDLGSEIYVIDACEPPHHLRLHNRDDDPAQVWTLDLRFRAQGSGTVLEFAQVMGPHLPVTDVGPGWEYYLDRLVDSVRTGEVSTVGWDGYLELAPEYAAAFGVEVEESPAG from the coding sequence ATGACCATCACCGGACGCCCCGAGACCCGCGACGGCGAGGACCACCTCGTCCTCGAGCGCACCTTCCCCGCCCCCGTCGAGGACGTGTGGGCCGCCGTCACCGAGTCGGACCGGCTCGCTCGCTGGTTCGGCTCGTGGACGGGCGACCCCTCGACCGGCGAGGTGGAGGTCGCCTGGGGCTTCGAGGACGACCTCGGCTCCGAGATCTACGTCATCGACGCGTGCGAGCCGCCGCACCACCTGCGGCTGCACAACCGCGACGACGACCCGGCCCAGGTGTGGACGCTCGACCTGCGGTTCCGCGCCCAGGGGTCCGGCACGGTGCTCGAGTTCGCCCAGGTGATGGGGCCGCACCTGCCGGTGACCGACGTCGGTCCGGGCTGGGAGTACTACCTGGACCGGCTCGTCGACAGCGTCCGCACCGGCGAGGTCAGCACGGTCGGGTGGGACGGCTACCTCGAGCTGGCCCCGGAGTATGCCGCGGCCTTCGGTGTCGAGGTCGAGGAGTCACCGGCGGGCTGA
- a CDS encoding sodium:solute symporter family protein produces the protein MSTVQIWTLVFVVLTFGFYIYIAYASRVKDTAGFYVASGGIPAPANGAAIAADWMSAASFISMAGIIALSNNGYAGSVYLMGWTGGYVLLAMLLAPYLRKFGKYTVPEFVGDRYNESARLIAVVCAIVVSFVYVAGQMSGVGVVFQRFLGVDQTLGVIIGMVIVFLYAVLGGMKGITWTQVAQYSVLIVAYLIPAVAISQKLTGIPLPQVGFGQIMSDLNGLQADFGLAEYTSPFTQMNMLNMILMTATLMFGTAGLPHVIVRFYTARSVRAARFSALWALFFIALLYTTAPAIGAFSKFNILNQIPGTTIGQEPEWFQSWQDVGLITVDDLNGNGVIDVDGGLGAGFELAINNDIVVLATPEIAGLPAPIVGLVAAGGLAAALSTASGLLLVISSAVANDVYYKRINPQATEARQLMVGRIAMGAAIVVAGYLGINPPGFVAQVVALAFGLGAASFFPILVLGIFWKKTTAVGAAAGMATGLLVTLAYQIWTLPIYGGSDGILGITATSFGAVGMLINFAVTIIVSQFTPKPTETMQRLVEEVRYPGRSELVAAHAEGAVDEELIHGSHDDHGRHH, from the coding sequence ATGAGCACCGTGCAGATCTGGACCCTCGTCTTCGTCGTCCTGACCTTCGGCTTCTACATCTACATCGCCTACGCGAGCCGGGTGAAGGACACGGCGGGCTTCTACGTCGCCAGCGGTGGCATCCCCGCCCCGGCCAACGGCGCCGCGATCGCGGCCGACTGGATGAGCGCCGCGTCGTTCATCTCGATGGCCGGCATCATCGCGCTGAGCAACAACGGCTACGCCGGCTCGGTCTACCTCATGGGCTGGACGGGCGGCTACGTGCTGCTGGCCATGCTCCTTGCGCCCTACCTGCGCAAGTTCGGCAAGTACACCGTCCCCGAGTTCGTCGGTGACCGCTACAACGAGTCGGCGCGCCTCATCGCGGTCGTCTGCGCGATCGTCGTCTCGTTCGTCTACGTCGCCGGCCAGATGTCCGGCGTCGGCGTGGTCTTCCAGCGTTTCCTGGGCGTCGACCAGACCCTCGGCGTCATCATCGGCATGGTCATCGTCTTCCTCTACGCCGTGCTCGGCGGCATGAAGGGCATCACCTGGACCCAGGTGGCGCAGTACTCCGTGCTCATCGTCGCCTACCTGATCCCGGCGGTCGCCATCTCCCAGAAGCTCACCGGCATCCCGCTCCCGCAGGTCGGCTTCGGGCAGATCATGAGCGATCTCAACGGGCTGCAGGCGGACTTCGGGCTGGCCGAGTACACCTCGCCGTTCACCCAGATGAACATGCTCAACATGATCCTCATGACGGCGACGCTGATGTTCGGCACCGCCGGTCTGCCGCACGTCATCGTGCGCTTCTACACGGCACGGAGCGTGCGGGCGGCCCGCTTCTCCGCGCTGTGGGCGCTGTTCTTCATCGCGCTGCTCTACACCACGGCCCCGGCCATCGGTGCGTTCAGCAAGTTCAACATCCTCAACCAGATCCCGGGCACCACGATCGGCCAGGAGCCGGAGTGGTTCCAGTCGTGGCAGGACGTCGGGCTGATCACCGTGGACGACCTCAACGGCAACGGCGTCATCGACGTCGACGGCGGCCTCGGCGCGGGCTTCGAGCTGGCCATCAACAACGACATCGTCGTGCTGGCCACGCCGGAGATCGCCGGCCTGCCCGCCCCGATCGTCGGTCTGGTCGCCGCCGGTGGTCTCGCCGCCGCGCTGTCGACGGCGTCCGGCCTGCTGCTGGTCATCTCCTCGGCGGTCGCCAACGACGTCTACTACAAGCGGATCAACCCGCAGGCGACGGAGGCCCGCCAGCTCATGGTCGGTCGCATCGCCATGGGTGCCGCGATCGTCGTCGCCGGCTACCTCGGCATCAACCCTCCCGGGTTCGTGGCCCAGGTAGTGGCGCTGGCCTTCGGACTCGGAGCGGCGAGCTTCTTCCCGATCCTCGTGCTGGGGATCTTCTGGAAGAAGACCACCGCGGTGGGAGCCGCCGCCGGTATGGCGACCGGTCTGCTCGTCACGCTGGCCTACCAGATCTGGACGCTGCCGATCTACGGCGGCAGCGACGGGATCCTGGGCATCACGGCCACCAGCTTCGGCGCCGTGGGCATGCTGATCAACTTCGCGGTGACGATCATCGTGTCGCAGTTCACGCCCAAGCCCACCGAGACCATGCAGCGCCTGGTCGAGGAGGTCCGCTACCCGGGTCGCAGCGAGCTGGTGGCGGCTCACGCCGAGGGTGCCGTCGACGAGGAGCTCATCCACGGCTCGCACGACGACCACGGTCGGCACCACTGA
- the cobU gene encoding bifunctional adenosylcobinamide kinase/adenosylcobinamide-phosphate guanylyltransferase: protein MTLTLLTGGARSGKSALAVRRAARSGLPVVFVATGEARDDEMADRIARHREERPEGWATVEAPHDLVDAVRVLPPDHVVIVDCLSLWVSNLMERGDDEAATVAAADELGRWATAYPGTVLVVTNEVGLGIVPMHPVSRDYRDRLGRVNATVAAHADLAQLVVAGRTLTLDPRED from the coding sequence ATGACCCTCACCCTCCTCACGGGTGGCGCGCGCAGCGGCAAGTCCGCCCTCGCCGTCCGCCGCGCCGCCCGCAGCGGGCTCCCGGTGGTCTTCGTCGCCACCGGCGAGGCCCGCGACGACGAGATGGCCGACCGCATCGCCCGGCACCGGGAGGAACGCCCGGAGGGCTGGGCCACCGTCGAGGCCCCGCACGACCTCGTCGACGCCGTCCGCGTCCTGCCGCCCGACCACGTCGTGATCGTCGACTGCCTCTCGCTGTGGGTCTCCAACCTGATGGAGCGCGGCGACGACGAGGCCGCCACGGTCGCCGCCGCCGACGAGCTGGGCCGCTGGGCCACGGCATACCCCGGGACCGTGCTGGTCGTGACCAACGAGGTCGGCCTCGGCATCGTCCCCATGCACCCCGTCTCCCGCGACTACCGCGACCGGCTCGGCCGGGTCAACGCGACCGTCGCCGCGCACGCCGACCTCGCCCAGCTCGTGGTCGCCGGACGCACCCTGACCCTGGACCCGAGAGAGGACTGA
- the cobS gene encoding adenosylcobinamide-GDP ribazoletransferase, protein MGLLDAVAFLTRIPVPVSRSRVPDLARATVWFPLVGAVLGAVLLGLGTALTGPLTVLVAAVLVVVLELVVTGALHLDGLADVTDGLGGRDRGTRLRIMKDSATGVYGAAAVVLCLVLEVALLVALLDGATAAVPPTWLLPGLPAWAGVALVGATAWSLSRAAMLPVALALPYARAEGTGRTVVEGLAPRHTLLAWVVPVVLCAVLGTTGAAMLLAALLATAGVGALARRTLGGATGDVLGATAQVALLAALLAAVADLPTA, encoded by the coding sequence ATGGGGCTGCTCGACGCGGTCGCCTTCCTGACGCGCATCCCGGTCCCGGTCTCCCGCTCGCGGGTGCCGGACCTGGCACGTGCCACGGTGTGGTTCCCCCTGGTCGGCGCAGTGCTGGGCGCCGTCCTGCTCGGGCTCGGGACCGCGCTGACGGGGCCGCTGACGGTCCTCGTCGCCGCCGTGCTGGTGGTCGTCCTCGAGCTCGTGGTCACCGGAGCCCTCCACCTCGACGGCCTGGCCGACGTCACCGACGGGCTCGGCGGGCGCGACCGCGGGACCCGGCTGCGGATCATGAAGGACTCCGCGACCGGCGTCTACGGCGCCGCGGCCGTGGTCCTCTGCCTGGTCCTCGAGGTCGCCCTGCTGGTCGCGCTCCTCGACGGGGCCACGGCGGCGGTTCCCCCGACGTGGCTCCTCCCCGGGCTGCCCGCGTGGGCCGGGGTCGCCCTGGTCGGGGCGACGGCCTGGTCGCTGTCGCGCGCGGCGATGCTCCCGGTGGCGCTGGCTCTTCCCTACGCCCGGGCCGAGGGCACGGGCCGCACGGTCGTGGAGGGGCTGGCGCCACGGCATACCCTCCTGGCCTGGGTCGTTCCCGTCGTCCTGTGCGCGGTCCTCGGGACGACCGGCGCAGCGATGCTGCTCGCGGCACTCCTCGCCACCGCCGGCGTCGGCGCGCTCGCGCGACGGACCCTTGGTGGAGCGACGGGCGACGTCCTCGGGGCGACGGCCCAGGTGGCGCTGCTGGCCGCCCTCCTCGCGGCGGTCGCCGACCTCCCGACGGCCTGA
- a CDS encoding flavodoxin family protein, producing the protein MARLLVVHHSPTRGVRSLTDAVLAGAHDPAIEGVDVVERPALEASAEDVLAADGYLLGTPANFGYMSGALKHFFDSTFLRVGGALSPTGAAEASAGTTAGRPFGLWVHGRYDTTGAVRSVLPIAGALGWRQAAEVLEVMGDVGEAEREAAYELGATLAALVGDR; encoded by the coding sequence ATGGCCCGGTTGCTCGTGGTGCACCACTCCCCGACCCGGGGCGTGCGCTCGCTGACCGACGCGGTGCTCGCGGGAGCCCACGACCCCGCGATCGAGGGCGTGGACGTCGTCGAGCGACCCGCGCTGGAGGCGAGCGCCGAGGACGTGCTCGCGGCCGACGGCTACCTGCTGGGGACGCCCGCCAACTTCGGCTACATGTCGGGGGCGCTCAAGCACTTCTTCGACAGCACCTTCCTGCGCGTCGGCGGGGCGCTGTCGCCGACCGGGGCCGCGGAGGCGTCGGCGGGGACGACGGCCGGGCGGCCGTTCGGGCTCTGGGTGCACGGCCGCTACGACACCACCGGAGCGGTCCGCTCCGTGCTGCCGATCGCCGGCGCCCTGGGCTGGCGCCAGGCCGCCGAGGTGCTCGAGGTGATGGGCGACGTCGGCGAGGCGGAGCGCGAGGCGGCCTACGAGCTCGGCGCCACGCTCGCCGCGCTGGTCGGCGACCGCTGA
- a CDS encoding ArsR/SmtB family transcription factor, whose product MDVFDAIADPVRRGLLEQLAAGPARVVDLTAGRGISRPAVSRHLRVLGEAGLVTATDRGRERHYALVPTPLEEVATWATALSERGGPAASRPPVPPSRLDALDLEVRRTVRERAGRPVAQQDRPSGTAGEIA is encoded by the coding sequence ATGGACGTCTTCGACGCGATCGCCGACCCCGTGCGGCGCGGCCTGCTGGAGCAGCTGGCCGCCGGGCCGGCGCGCGTCGTCGACCTGACCGCCGGCCGGGGCATCTCCCGGCCTGCCGTCAGTCGGCACCTGCGCGTCCTGGGCGAGGCCGGTCTCGTCACCGCGACCGACCGGGGGCGCGAGCGTCATTACGCCCTCGTGCCCACCCCGCTCGAGGAGGTCGCCACCTGGGCGACCGCCCTGAGCGAGCGGGGCGGACCCGCAGCCTCGCGGCCGCCGGTGCCCCCCTCCCGTCTCGACGCCCTCGACCTCGAGGTGCGCCGCACCGTGCGCGAGCGGGCCGGCCGGCCCGTCGCGCAGCAGGACCGACCCTCAGGCACGGCAGGAGAGATCGCATGA
- a CDS encoding DUF4212 domain-containing protein, which yields MDAAKRQEYWRRNLRLMAILLTIWALVSFGAGIIFVEPLNDLANFMGMPLGFWFAQQGSILTFLVLIAVYVWRMDKLDKEFGITEYEEGIHHS from the coding sequence ATGGATGCCGCCAAGCGCCAGGAGTACTGGCGCCGCAACCTGCGCCTGATGGCGATCCTGCTCACGATCTGGGCCCTCGTGTCCTTCGGGGCCGGGATCATCTTCGTCGAGCCGCTGAATGACCTCGCGAACTTCATGGGGATGCCCCTGGGCTTCTGGTTCGCCCAGCAGGGGTCGATCCTGACCTTCCTCGTCCTCATCGCCGTCTACGTGTGGCGCATGGACAAGCTCGACAAGGAGTTCGGGATCACCGAGTACGAAGAGGGGATCCACCACTCATGA
- a CDS encoding rhomboid family intramembrane serine protease, protein MTTARRPARSTTTGVPSWLHRLVPVLVLVGLMWVSELLDLLTPLQLDAYGIRPREADGLVGIVLSPFLHLGLPHLVANTSGLLVLGGLVATTTRHLWVVTAGVVLLGGAAVWLLGAPRTVVIGASGVVYGYAAFLVVYGFVSRRVAPALVGVLVAVLYGGLLWGVLPLQPGISWQGHLFGGAAGVMMAVVLGRRDRRPASARR, encoded by the coding sequence GTGACCACCGCACGCCGCCCCGCCCGCTCCACCACGACCGGAGTGCCGAGCTGGCTGCACCGGCTCGTGCCGGTGCTCGTCCTCGTCGGCCTGATGTGGGTCAGCGAGCTGCTCGACCTCCTCACCCCGCTGCAGCTGGACGCCTACGGCATCCGGCCCCGCGAGGCCGACGGGCTGGTCGGCATCGTGCTGAGCCCGTTCCTCCACCTCGGGCTGCCCCACCTGGTCGCCAACACCTCGGGCCTGCTGGTCCTGGGCGGCCTCGTCGCGACGACGACGCGGCACCTCTGGGTCGTCACCGCCGGGGTGGTGCTCCTGGGCGGGGCCGCGGTCTGGCTCCTGGGCGCGCCGCGCACCGTGGTCATCGGCGCCAGCGGGGTCGTCTACGGCTATGCCGCCTTCCTCGTGGTCTACGGCTTCGTCAGCCGCCGGGTGGCGCCGGCCCTCGTCGGCGTGCTGGTGGCGGTCCTCTACGGCGGGCTGCTCTGGGGCGTGCTGCCGCTCCAGCCCGGCATCTCCTGGCAGGGCCACCTCTTCGGCGGCGCCGCCGGGGTGATGATGGCCGTGGTCCTCGGTCGCCGCGACCGGCGACCCGCCTCAGCCCGCCGGTGA
- a CDS encoding CobD/CbiB family cobalamin biosynthesis protein — protein MSALGSRALGVALGLLLDRTLGEPPTRWHPVARFGTAMQAVEGRLYADSRPRGVLHAAIGVGLGAGGGLLLRRTLGPTASTAAAVWIAGAGRMLRSTAADIERHLVADDLDGARAALPSLVGRDPSALDSSGVCAAVVESLAENTVDAVVAPALWGLVGGAPGALAHRATNTMDAMVGHRSPRHLRYGWASARLDDGMAWVPARALAALVAALAPSRAAEVARLVRRDAPAHPSPNAGVAETAVAAALGVELGGPLSYAGRVEDRPRLGDGPRPVPADVNRARRLVDHAELALVGACLAVAATDALLTRRPRRTAP, from the coding sequence GTGAGCGCGCTCGGGTCCCGGGCGCTCGGCGTCGCGCTCGGCCTCCTCCTCGACCGCACCCTGGGCGAGCCGCCGACGCGCTGGCACCCGGTCGCCCGGTTCGGCACCGCGATGCAGGCCGTCGAGGGGCGCCTCTACGCCGACAGCCGCCCGCGGGGCGTCCTCCACGCCGCCATCGGCGTCGGCCTGGGGGCCGGCGGCGGGCTGCTCCTGCGCCGCACGCTCGGCCCGACCGCCTCCACCGCGGCCGCCGTGTGGATCGCGGGCGCCGGGAGAATGCTGCGCTCCACCGCCGCCGACATCGAGCGGCACCTCGTCGCCGACGACCTCGACGGAGCACGCGCCGCCCTGCCCTCGCTGGTCGGCCGTGACCCCTCGGCCCTCGACTCCTCGGGGGTCTGCGCGGCGGTCGTCGAGTCGCTCGCCGAGAACACCGTCGACGCCGTCGTCGCCCCGGCGCTGTGGGGCCTCGTCGGCGGCGCACCGGGCGCGCTCGCCCACCGGGCCACCAACACCATGGACGCGATGGTGGGGCACCGCTCGCCCCGCCACCTCCGCTACGGGTGGGCCTCGGCCCGCCTCGACGACGGTATGGCGTGGGTCCCGGCCCGCGCCCTCGCCGCCCTGGTCGCGGCGCTGGCCCCGTCGCGTGCCGCCGAGGTGGCGCGCCTGGTGCGGCGCGACGCCCCGGCCCACCCCTCGCCCAACGCCGGGGTGGCCGAGACCGCGGTCGCGGCCGCATTGGGCGTCGAGCTCGGGGGCCCGCTGTCCTACGCCGGCCGCGTCGAGGACCGGCCACGTCTCGGCGACGGGCCCCGGCCGGTCCCGGCCGACGTGAACCGGGCCCGCCGCCTCGTCGACCACGCCGAGCTCGCTCTCGTGGGCGCCTGCCTCGCCGTCGCCGCCACCGACGCCCTGCTGACCCGACGTCCCCGGAGGACCGCACCATGA
- the cobT gene encoding nicotinate-nucleotide--dimethylbenzimidazole phosphoribosyltransferase has translation MTEDRTPLALVERTVARIEPFDADAAAIVGAAMDGKVKPLKSLGRLEVLAGRLAGIQRTAAPHVDSPAVVICAADHGLAAGGVSAYPQEVTGLMLQGFASGTSAVGVLARQSGARLLVADLGVIAPPQLRPGDHPVLDRRVRSTGTADSSTGPAMTLEEARQAVAHGIGLVEDLVADGVDLVALGEMGIGNTATASALTAALLGREPARLVGPGTGVQGEALARKVRKVEEVLARHADARDPWDVLARVGGLEIAALAGVVLGCAAHRVPVLLDGFITTSAALVAWRLAPTCTHTMIAGHLSPEPGHQVQLEALGLRPVLDLGMRLGEGSGAALAIPVLRSAVAVLREMGSFADLGLADEAPPA, from the coding sequence ATGACCGAGGACCGAACTCCGCTCGCGCTCGTGGAGCGGACGGTGGCGCGGATCGAGCCGTTCGACGCCGACGCGGCCGCCATCGTGGGTGCGGCCATGGACGGCAAGGTCAAGCCGCTCAAGAGCCTGGGCCGGCTGGAGGTGCTGGCCGGTCGGCTGGCCGGGATCCAGCGCACCGCCGCCCCCCACGTCGACAGTCCCGCGGTCGTCATCTGCGCCGCCGACCACGGCCTCGCGGCCGGCGGCGTGAGCGCCTACCCGCAGGAGGTGACCGGGCTGATGCTGCAGGGCTTCGCCTCGGGCACCTCCGCCGTCGGCGTCCTCGCCCGGCAGTCCGGGGCCAGGCTGCTCGTCGCCGACCTCGGCGTGATCGCTCCCCCGCAGCTGCGCCCCGGCGACCACCCCGTCCTCGACCGGCGTGTCCGCTCCACCGGCACCGCCGACAGCTCGACCGGTCCCGCCATGACGCTCGAGGAGGCCCGGCAGGCGGTCGCCCACGGCATCGGGCTGGTCGAGGACCTCGTCGCCGACGGCGTCGACCTCGTCGCGCTGGGCGAGATGGGCATCGGCAACACCGCCACCGCCAGCGCGCTCACGGCGGCGCTGCTCGGCCGCGAGCCGGCCCGGCTCGTCGGCCCCGGCACCGGGGTGCAGGGCGAGGCTCTCGCCCGCAAGGTGCGCAAGGTCGAGGAGGTCCTCGCGCGGCACGCCGACGCCCGCGACCCGTGGGACGTGCTGGCCCGCGTCGGCGGGCTGGAGATCGCGGCGCTCGCCGGGGTGGTCCTCGGCTGCGCCGCGCACCGCGTGCCGGTCCTGCTCGACGGTTTCATCACCACGTCGGCCGCGCTGGTCGCCTGGCGCCTGGCCCCGACCTGCACGCACACCATGATCGCAGGCCACCTGTCCCCCGAGCCGGGGCACCAGGTGCAGCTGGAGGCCCTGGGTCTGCGGCCCGTCCTCGACCTGGGTATGCGGCTGGGCGAGGGCAGCGGCGCCGCGCTGGCGATCCCCGTCCTCCGCTCGGCCGTCGCGGTGCTGCGCGAGATGGGCAGCTTTGCCGACCTCGGGCTCGCCGACGAGGCCCCACCCGCCTGA